A single window of Chitinophagales bacterium DNA harbors:
- a CDS encoding TetR/AcrR family transcriptional regulator — protein sequence MTNTDRQLEIIEAAGRIMTDEGVSGLTTKKLSKEMGFSEAALYRHFNSKENIIVAMLEYVAKRMDEQYTLALSKNENIEQKFISIFQNQFTFFAQNPHFVIAVFSDGLLEASQLINQAILKILAVKVKHLKPIISEGQKKGVFTNIIEIDDILHIVMGSVRLLMYKWRVANFQFDISQKGDELIKSLLKLIKSEL from the coding sequence ATGACCAATACAGATAGACAACTTGAAATCATTGAGGCAGCAGGCAGAATTATGACCGATGAAGGCGTTAGCGGTTTGACCACGAAAAAGCTATCCAAAGAAATGGGTTTTTCAGAAGCTGCTCTTTATAGGCATTTTAACAGTAAAGAAAATATTATTGTTGCTATGCTCGAATATGTGGCTAAAAGAATGGATGAACAATACACCCTTGCTTTGTCAAAGAATGAGAATATAGAGCAAAAATTCATTTCGATTTTTCAGAATCAATTTACCTTTTTTGCTCAAAATCCACATTTTGTAATTGCTGTCTTTTCAGATGGTTTATTAGAGGCAAGCCAATTGATAAATCAAGCGATACTGAAAATATTGGCGGTAAAAGTCAAACACCTCAAACCGATTATATCGGAAGGTCAAAAGAAAGGAGTTTTTACAAATATCATTGAGATAGATGATATACTTCACATTGTTATGGGAAGTGTTAGACTCCTGATGTACAAGTGGCGTGTAGCTAATTTTCAGTTTGATATTTCCCAAAAGGGTGACGAACTAATCAAATCATTATTAAAACTTATAAAATCAGAATTATGA
- a CDS encoding Dps family protein: MNTNRIGLEKAQAKKLAEQLNVLLANYSVFYQNTRGYHWNIKGEKFFELHLKFEELYDDLLLKIDEVAERILTLGQTPEHSYSQYANLSTIKESEKVSDGLIAVEQILEAFKTIILLQREILKFSAEADDEGTNALMSDYIRMQEKLVWMYSAFLN; encoded by the coding sequence ATGAACACAAACAGAATAGGTCTTGAAAAGGCACAGGCTAAAAAATTAGCGGAGCAACTCAATGTATTGCTTGCCAATTACTCTGTATTTTATCAAAATACAAGAGGCTATCATTGGAATATCAAAGGTGAAAAATTTTTTGAACTGCATCTGAAATTTGAAGAATTGTATGATGACTTACTTCTAAAAATTGATGAAGTAGCGGAGCGAATCCTTACTTTGGGACAAACTCCTGAACATAGTTATAGTCAATATGCCAACTTATCGACAATAAAAGAAAGTGAAAAAGTATCTGATGGCTTAATAGCGGTTGAGCAGATTTTAGAAGCCTTCAAGACAATTATTTTACTGCAAAGAGAAATTCTTAAATTTTCAGCAGAAGCAGATGACGAAGGGACAAATGCTTTAATGAGTGATTATATCCGAATGCAGGAAAAATTGGTTTGGATGTATTCTGCCTTCCTAAACTAA
- a CDS encoding tyrosine-type recombinase/integrase, with product MSTSKNVIISPLQHRGEKRIKVVLPYEKSYIQKIKQIEGRKWSQTHSCWHLPYNKTAWQELQTVFGNLLEVEKTLNKNPIEPSKSPIVNESPVRQEDTPLELPKSNPQKLQIAEQASFPRRLLVLIPHERIDWVKAIKTVVGRMWHPEQKFWTVPYTKDTLTKLQGLFGSELELTFRPKTTIPDSYTAPPKKEKPKAKKKAKEKLPLKHPEALIALEQQLMLKRYSFATIKSYKSHFSLFLLQYNDTKPEDISEQQIIEYILQQIEERKISESTQNSIINSIKFYYESVLNNPRKVYKIPRPKKPKQLPNVLSEQEVVELIRVVDNLKHKCILLLIYSAGLRRSEVINLKVKDIQKARNCVFVKGAKGKKDRYTLLSEKVLGYLREYYKQEKPVDWLFEGQYGGQYSPTSVQKIFTAAKLKSKVNSYATVHTLRHSFATHLLERGVDLRYIQKLLGHDSIKTTEIYTHITKKGMEKLQSPLDNLDI from the coding sequence ATGAGTACTTCTAAAAACGTCATTATCAGTCCGCTTCAACATCGAGGCGAAAAACGCATCAAGGTCGTATTGCCCTACGAAAAATCGTATATTCAGAAAATCAAGCAGATTGAAGGGCGAAAGTGGAGTCAAACGCACAGTTGTTGGCATCTGCCCTACAATAAAACTGCTTGGCAAGAACTTCAAACGGTTTTTGGCAATTTATTGGAAGTGGAAAAGACTCTGAATAAAAATCCTATTGAGCCTTCAAAATCTCCAATAGTAAATGAATCGCCTGTAAGACAAGAGGATACCCCATTGGAGTTGCCAAAATCCAATCCCCAAAAGCTTCAAATTGCAGAGCAGGCTTCTTTCCCAAGGAGATTGCTTGTTTTGATTCCTCACGAAAGGATAGATTGGGTCAAAGCGATTAAAACAGTTGTAGGAAGAATGTGGCATCCTGAACAAAAATTTTGGACAGTGCCTTACACCAAAGATACGCTGACAAAACTGCAAGGTTTATTTGGGAGCGAATTGGAACTGACCTTTAGACCTAAAACAACTATTCCCGATTCCTATACTGCCCCTCCCAAAAAAGAAAAACCCAAAGCAAAGAAAAAGGCAAAGGAAAAACTTCCTCTCAAACATCCTGAAGCATTGATTGCTTTGGAACAACAACTGATGTTAAAAAGATATAGTTTTGCGACAATCAAATCTTACAAGTCGCACTTCAGTCTTTTTCTCCTACAATACAATGACACGAAACCTGAGGACATTAGCGAGCAACAAATCATCGAATATATCCTCCAACAAATAGAGGAACGCAAAATATCGGAATCTACTCAAAATAGCATTATCAATTCGATTAAGTTTTATTATGAATCTGTATTGAACAATCCTCGAAAAGTATATAAAATCCCAAGACCGAAAAAACCCAAACAATTGCCCAATGTATTGAGTGAGCAGGAGGTAGTGGAATTGATTAGAGTAGTTGATAATCTGAAACATAAGTGTATTTTGTTGTTGATTTATTCAGCGGGATTGAGGCGAAGTGAAGTCATCAATCTAAAGGTAAAGGATATTCAAAAAGCACGAAATTGTGTATTTGTAAAAGGCGCGAAAGGAAAAAAAGACCGATATACTTTGTTATCTGAAAAAGTTTTGGGATATTTGAGAGAATATTATAAACAAGAGAAGCCTGTGGATTGGTTGTTTGAAGGTCAGTATGGTGGACAGTATTCTCCTACTAGCGTTCAGAAAATTTTTACAGCAGCCAAACTAAAATCAAAAGTGAACTCCTATGCTACGGTGCATACACTTCGACATAGTTTTGCGACTCATTTGTTGGAAAGAGGCGTAGATTTGCGGTACATTCAAAAATTATTGGGACATGATTCCATTAAAACGACAGAAATTTATACCCATATTACCAAAAAAGGAATGGAAAAACTCCAAAGCCCTTTGGATAATTTGGACATATAG
- a CDS encoding antibiotic biosynthesis monooxygenase, whose amino-acid sequence MENSEKLGLFVIVNAKPEKANDVKQFLMGALPLANQESGTKSWYAFQIDETTFGIFDTFADEDGRNAHLNGDIAKALLENADDLLVGFKVSDINKHEIIAVK is encoded by the coding sequence ATGGAAAATTCAGAAAAATTAGGATTATTTGTAATTGTCAATGCTAAACCTGAAAAAGCAAATGATGTCAAACAATTCCTAATGGGAGCCTTACCTCTCGCCAATCAAGAATCGGGCACAAAATCTTGGTATGCTTTCCAAATTGACGAAACCACTTTTGGTATTTTTGACACCTTTGCAGATGAAGATGGACGAAATGCTCACTTAAATGGAGACATCGCAAAAGCTTTGCTGGAAAATGCGGACGACTTATTGGTAGGTTTCAAAGTAAGCGATATTAACAAGCATGAGATTATTGCTGTAAAGTAG
- a CDS encoding MFS transporter, with protein sequence MQSVSIGSKKPHLSFWQIWNMSFGFLGIQFGFALQNANVSRIFETLGANQDELPILWLAAPVTGLLIQPIIGYYSDRTWHPKWGRRRPFFAVGAILATIALFMMPNSSALWMAVLMLWIMDASINVSMEPFRAFVGDMLPNEQRTDGFAMQSFFIGVGAVVASALPYIFTNWFGVSNTAAEGVISDSVKWSFYVGGFAYFFAVLWTVVKTDEYPPDDLEKLKEENAAVGIFGGLIESFKGIFTMPKTMVQLAVVQFFSWFALFAMWIYTTSAVTSHIYGTSDTTSELYNQGADWVGICFAAYNGIAAFAAFSLPILAKRISRKMTHLVALFCGGIGLISVYFISDPNLLIVSMVGVGIAWASILSMPYAMLSSRLPAEKMGYFMGVFNFFIVIPQIVAAGILGFILKSFFGNVAIYALIIGGVSMLLAGLMCLMVDDDDAAINKL encoded by the coding sequence ATGCAATCAGTATCAATCGGTTCAAAAAAACCGCATCTTTCATTTTGGCAAATCTGGAACATGAGTTTTGGCTTTTTGGGCATTCAATTTGGGTTTGCCCTGCAAAATGCCAATGTTAGTCGAATTTTTGAAACACTCGGTGCCAATCAAGACGAACTCCCTATTCTGTGGTTGGCTGCTCCTGTGACAGGTTTGTTGATCCAACCGATTATCGGCTATTACAGCGACCGAACTTGGCACCCAAAATGGGGACGAAGAAGACCCTTTTTTGCTGTAGGAGCAATTCTGGCAACGATTGCCTTATTTATGATGCCCAATTCCTCAGCCCTCTGGATGGCAGTATTGATGCTATGGATCATGGATGCCTCCATAAACGTAAGCATGGAACCTTTTCGTGCATTTGTAGGTGATATGTTGCCCAACGAACAACGAACAGATGGATTTGCGATGCAAAGTTTTTTCATTGGAGTGGGAGCAGTTGTGGCATCTGCACTACCTTATATTTTTACCAATTGGTTCGGAGTCAGCAATACAGCAGCAGAAGGAGTGATTTCGGATTCGGTCAAATGGTCTTTTTACGTGGGAGGTTTTGCTTACTTTTTTGCAGTTTTGTGGACGGTGGTGAAAACTGACGAATATCCACCTGATGACCTCGAAAAACTCAAAGAAGAAAATGCCGCTGTTGGCATATTTGGAGGATTGATTGAGTCCTTCAAGGGTATTTTTACCATGCCCAAAACAATGGTACAATTAGCCGTGGTTCAGTTCTTTTCGTGGTTTGCCTTGTTTGCGATGTGGATTTACACCACTTCTGCTGTCACAAGCCATATTTATGGAACTTCTGATACTACTTCTGAACTCTACAATCAAGGTGCCGATTGGGTAGGTATCTGTTTTGCAGCCTACAATGGTATTGCTGCTTTTGCAGCCTTTTCCTTACCTATATTGGCGAAGCGCATTAGCCGAAAAATGACGCATTTGGTGGCTTTGTTTTGTGGAGGGATTGGTTTGATTTCGGTTTATTTCATTTCTGACCCGAATTTGTTGATTGTTTCTATGGTAGGCGTTGGAATTGCTTGGGCGAGTATTTTATCTATGCCTTATGCCATGCTTTCGAGCCGTTTACCTGCCGAAAAAATGGGTTATTTCATGGGGGTTTTCAACTTTTTTATTGTTATTCCGCAAATTGTAGCAGCGGGTATTTTGGGGTTTATTCTCAAAAGCTTTTTTGGAAATGTGGCAATTTATGCCCTGATTATCGGTGGTGTTTCGATGCTGTTGGCAGGTTTGATGTGTTTGATGGTGGATGACGATGATGCAGCAATTAATAAATTGTGA
- a CDS encoding transposase: MLITKTYKYRIYPTQKQESRMTNHMNMSRYVWNWHLGGMMKQYKDSKTFPSMIEQQNLLPKLKEEKPWFKNVYSMVLQDANRRLHKALITFFKSKKEGNTDTGFPKYKKKGQWNSLNYTDYGRNMPSYFSTMNRKIGKEKANNHIPVPKIGFVKIKRHRELPKGAVVKTMSIIKDGCKWFTCFTFQFEKAVKEVPKQDLLTHSVGIDMGLNDFVYTSGGLSEPLPKFYRKREKHLAKVQRKLSKAKKRSARYYKLLKAVQKAHYRVKMQRQEFHHQVANWLLKHYDLIAIEDLAIKNMIRKAKPKQDEEGNFTRNGRKAKSGLSKSIANAGWYSFRVILENKAKELGKVVVAIAPQYTSQKCSGCGATVKKALSVRTHSCNECGFTANRDHNAAINILTLGLESLGLYAYDAPLYR; the protein is encoded by the coding sequence ATGCTAATCACCAAAACATACAAATACCGAATTTATCCTACCCAAAAACAAGAAAGTAGGATGACTAACCACATGAATATGAGTCGGTATGTTTGGAATTGGCATTTAGGCGGAATGATGAAGCAGTACAAGGATAGCAAAACCTTTCCTTCGATGATTGAACAACAAAACCTACTGCCTAAACTAAAGGAAGAAAAGCCGTGGTTTAAGAATGTTTATTCCATGGTGCTGCAAGACGCCAATAGAAGACTACACAAAGCACTCATTACATTTTTTAAATCCAAGAAAGAGGGAAACACCGATACAGGATTTCCTAAATACAAGAAAAAAGGACAGTGGAATAGCTTGAACTATACCGATTACGGCAGAAATATGCCAAGTTACTTTTCTACCATGAATCGCAAAATCGGTAAAGAAAAAGCGAATAACCATATCCCTGTTCCAAAAATAGGCTTTGTCAAAATAAAACGGCACCGAGAACTCCCCAAAGGAGCAGTCGTGAAAACCATGTCCATCATCAAGGATGGATGCAAGTGGTTTACCTGTTTCACCTTTCAGTTTGAAAAAGCTGTTAAAGAAGTGCCTAAACAGGACTTGCTAACACATTCAGTAGGAATAGACATGGGTTTGAATGATTTTGTTTATACCAGTGGCGGTTTATCAGAACCACTACCCAAGTTTTACCGAAAACGAGAAAAGCATTTGGCTAAGGTGCAGCGCAAGTTATCCAAGGCTAAGAAACGAAGCGCAAGATATTACAAACTACTTAAAGCGGTTCAGAAAGCGCATTACCGTGTCAAAATGCAACGGCAAGAGTTTCATCATCAAGTAGCGAATTGGTTGTTAAAACACTATGATTTGATAGCTATTGAAGATTTGGCTATTAAAAACATGATTCGCAAAGCCAAGCCTAAGCAAGACGAAGAAGGTAATTTTACTCGCAACGGCAGAAAAGCGAAATCGGGACTTAGTAAATCTATTGCAAATGCAGGTTGGTACTCCTTTCGTGTAATCTTGGAAAATAAGGCTAAGGAACTTGGAAAGGTAGTCGTAGCTATTGCGCCACAGTACACAAGTCAGAAGTGTAGTGGTTGTGGCGCAACAGTAAAGAAAGCCTTATCAGTTAGAACACATAGCTGCAATGAGTGTGGTTTTACTGCAAACCGTGACCACAATGCAGCCATAAACATATTGACTCTCGGACTGGAGAGTTTAGGGCTATATGCCTATGATGCCCCACTATACCGTTAG
- a CDS encoding helix-turn-helix transcriptional regulator: MGFQSINSTILTKSTNELAFKLTSFKNLDVFDHLVRYNYYSIILIEKGGFQLKIDLDTYDVLPETTICLSPYQPFMMTSNEETVGYMLNFHPDFFCTYRHQNEIETEGVLFNNFSSEPFFSVNNISKFIGHIHNMNSEIKENGIGIHEVLISSLKIFLIILVREKRTFDKTNNLSKVNEKPALMQSLVDSIEKNYKSLHTAGDYAKILFATPQQLNKVVKSNCNISVSQMIVNRIMIEAKRELYLTSKAVKEISGDLGYKDEFYFSRVFKKQVGVSPKLYRDTVGFAKME; the protein is encoded by the coding sequence ATGGGATTTCAAAGCATCAATTCTACAATTCTTACTAAGAGTACCAATGAATTAGCGTTTAAATTAACTTCGTTTAAAAATTTAGATGTCTTTGACCATTTGGTCCGTTATAATTATTATTCCATCATATTAATCGAAAAGGGTGGTTTTCAGTTAAAAATAGATTTGGACACTTACGATGTTCTTCCTGAAACAACAATCTGTCTTTCTCCCTATCAACCCTTCATGATGACAAGTAACGAAGAAACTGTTGGGTATATGCTAAATTTCCATCCTGATTTTTTTTGTACTTATCGTCATCAGAATGAGATAGAGACAGAAGGGGTGCTATTCAATAATTTTTCTTCAGAACCATTTTTTTCAGTTAATAACATATCCAAATTCATTGGACATATTCACAATATGAATTCTGAGATTAAAGAAAATGGAATTGGAATCCATGAAGTGCTTATTTCATCTCTAAAAATATTTTTAATCATTCTTGTTCGAGAAAAACGAACTTTTGATAAGACAAATAATTTATCCAAGGTAAATGAAAAACCAGCCTTGATGCAGAGTTTGGTTGATAGTATTGAAAAGAATTATAAAAGTTTGCACACCGCAGGCGACTATGCGAAGATTCTTTTTGCTACACCTCAACAATTAAACAAGGTGGTAAAATCAAATTGTAACATTTCCGTTTCTCAAATGATAGTAAACAGGATTATGATTGAAGCCAAAAGAGAATTATATTTAACTTCAAAAGCCGTAAAGGAAATATCTGGTGACTTAGGATATAAAGATGAATTCTATTTCAGTAGAGTGTTCAAAAAACAAGTTGGTGTCTCACCAAAATTGTATCGTGATACAGTTGGCTTTGCTAAAATGGAATAA
- a CDS encoding group II intron maturase-specific domain-containing protein: protein MGFAAAISRKASKHLKAQVRKRKIHRATGAELQDIAHSIAPMVRGWIYYYGRFRPSALREVFSALNERLVRWLTNKYKRYRRRMKEARTRLKEIAKDFPNLFVHWQYGYTP, encoded by the coding sequence TTGGGTTTTGCCGCTGCCATCAGTAGAAAGGCATCCAAACACCTCAAAGCACAGGTTCGTAAACGTAAAATCCACCGAGCGACAGGGGCGGAGTTGCAAGATATTGCCCACTCTATCGCTCCAATGGTACGAGGATGGATATACTACTATGGACGTTTTCGACCGTCTGCATTGCGAGAGGTATTTTCGGCATTGAATGAGCGATTGGTACGTTGGCTCACCAATAAGTACAAGCGATACCGAAGGCGTATGAAAGAAGCACGAACAAGATTGAAGGAAATCGCCAAAGATTTTCCGAACTTGTTTGTGCATTGGCAGTACGGCTATACTCCCTGA
- a CDS encoding RNA polymerase sigma factor, with amino-acid sequence MKLKKIIDGCRKGQRQAQQQLFFAYSKYLMGIAIRYVKDENSAKDIVQESFLRIFTSIQKFDYQNENAFMAWIKRITINEAIRWLKKYNNHFLEVEESTHNEAYTSKNPSILSELYTQDLLTALQTLPQGYQVIFNLYVIEGFSHKEIGKTLNITESTSRSQLTRAKNTLKQLLNITETVYEKNIRQHRTAV; translated from the coding sequence TTGAAGCTAAAAAAAATAATAGATGGATGTCGAAAAGGACAAAGGCAAGCACAGCAGCAATTGTTCTTTGCTTACTCCAAATACCTCATGGGGATTGCGATTCGCTATGTGAAAGACGAAAACAGCGCAAAAGACATTGTTCAAGAATCCTTTTTGCGTATTTTCACCTCTATTCAAAAATTTGACTATCAAAACGAAAACGCTTTCATGGCTTGGATCAAACGCATCACCATCAACGAAGCCATTCGCTGGCTCAAAAAATACAACAACCATTTTTTGGAAGTCGAAGAAAGCACACACAATGAAGCTTACACCTCCAAAAACCCAAGCATTTTGTCCGAATTATACACGCAGGACTTACTCACAGCCCTGCAAACCCTTCCACAAGGTTATCAAGTGATTTTTAACCTTTATGTCATCGAAGGATTTTCGCACAAAGAAATTGGCAAAACCTTAAACATCACCGAAAGCACCTCTCGTTCGCAACTAACGAGAGCCAAAAACACCCTTAAACAATTACTAAATATCACTGAAACCGTATATGAAAAAAATATCCGACAACATAGAACAGCAGTATAA